CGGAGCTCCCCCTCTGCGGCCACGGCACCCTTGCCGCCGCCCACATCCTCTGGGAGCAAGGCCACCTCGGCGCCGACGAGCCCGCGCGCTTTTACACCGCCTCCGGCCTCCTCACCGTCCGCCGTCTCGAAGACGGCTGGATCGAAATGGACTTCCCCGCGTTTACGCTAAAGCCCGCGAGCCTGCCGGCGTCCGTGCTCTATCCCTTGGAGCCTCGCGAGGTCTGGTTTGCCGGTGACCGCTATCTTGCCGTCCTCGGCTCCGAAGCGGAGGTGCGTGGGTTCGAGCCGGATGCCGGGCGGTTGAGGGAGCACCGGGTCGTGATTACGGCGGCGGCGGCGCCCGCGAATGCTTCCGCCGCGGCCGCGCCCGGCGCGGTCGGCCCCGCCTACGACTTCGTCTCCCGCTACTTCGCCGCCCCCGTCGGCGTGGACGAAGACCCCGTCACCGGCTCCGCCCATTGTGCGCTCGCGCCCTACTGGGCCAAACGCCTTGGCAAAACTTCTTTCCTTGCTTACCAGGCCTCTGCCCGGGGCGGCTTTTTGAAGGTCCGCCTCGACGGCGACCGCGTGCGGATCGCCGGGCAAGCCATTACCGTAAAGCCATGAACGACGATAAGACCCTTGACCCACACGATTGGGAACAAGCCCGCGCCCTCGGCCACCGGGTGGTAGACGATGCCATCGACTATCTCCGGTCGGTCCGGGAGCGCCCGGTCTGGACGCCGATTCCCGGCGATATTAAAGAGACCTATAGCGAAGCCCTGCCCTGGGAACCCACGCCCGTCGACGCCGTGTACGAGACCTTCCTCCGTACCGTCTTCCCCTATACCACCGGGAATATTCACCCCCGCTTTTTTTCGTGGGTCCATGGCACCGGCACCTTTACCGGCGCCCTCGCCGATTTTATGGCCGCCGTCATGAACCCGAACTGTGCCATCGGCGAGCACAGCCCTATGTACATTGACCAACAGGTCTTGGGTTGGTGCAAGGAAATGATGGGCTTCACCCCCGATGCCGGGGGGCTGCTTGTGAGCGGGGGATCGGTGGCGAACCTTACCGCGCTTGCGGTGGCGCGGGAGTGGGCTATCGAGCGCTACGCGGCAGCGGGCGCCGCGGCCAACGCGCCGGGCGCCGCAACTGGCGCCACGCGCCCCCTCATCGCCTACGGCAGCACCGAAACCCACCAATGCGTCAGCAAAGCCCTCCGCCTTCTCGGCCTGCCGGAGCTGTGCGCGCTTCCCGCCGACGAACACTTCCGGCTGCCGCCGGCGATCCTGCGGGCGCGCATTCGCGAAGACCGCGCGGCCGGAAAGCTGCCGTTTTGCATCGTCGCGACGGCGGGCACCGTCAACACGGGTGCCGTCGATCCGTTGGAAGAACTGCGGGACATCGCCTGGGAAGAAGGCCTTTGGCTCCACATCGACGGGGCCTTTGGGGCGCTAGCGCGGCTGTCGCCTACCCATGCGGACGAGCTGGAGGCGATCGGGCGTGCGGACAGCCTGGCCTTCGACCTCCACAAATGGATGTACATGCCGTATGAGGTCGGTTGCGTGCTGATCCGCGACCTGGCCCTGCAACGACGGACCTTTGCCGCGTCTGCCCATTACCTGCTGACCCACGACCGGGGGCTCGCATCCGGGCCCGACGCGGCCTCCAACCGGGGCATCGAATTGTCCAGGGGGTTTAAGGCGCTGAAGGTGTGGATGTCGATCAAAGAACACGGCATCAAAAAGTACGCGTCGATGATCGGGCAGAACATCGCGCAGGCCGCTTACCTTGGCCGGTTGATCGCCGCGCACCCGGACCTGGAGCTGGCGGCGCCGGTGACGATGAACGTGGTTTGTTTCCGCTACAGGGACGTAGACGTCGACAACAAGGAGCTGCTGATGCGGCTCCATGAGAGTGGGGTAGCGGCGCCCTCCTATACGCTGATCCACGGGCGCTACGCGTTGCGCGTAGCGATTACCAACCACCGGACGCGGATGGAGGATATGGAGGTCATGGTGGCGAAGGTAAGGGAGATCGGGGCGCAGCTCGCGGCGGCAAGGAAGTGCTAATTCTTCCCCTTTATTGGCGTCAAGGTATAGCTTGACAAATGCGCATAAAGTCAAGGTATACCTTGACGCCAATTTAAGGCGACTATTGCAATGGTTTATTTGTAGATTATGTGATGAAACCCCTCCTCCTTGCCCTCCTGGCCACGATTGCCCTGGACGCTTCCAGCGCCCAGCAGAAACCCAAAGGTGTTTACTCCGGTCTGATCCGGATGTGCGCAAAGAACCCCGACGGTAGCACGTATTGTTATGGTGACCCGGCCCGCCCGGAAGAGAAATGGTACCACCTGACCTATATCAAGTTCAAAGGCGACAGTGTATATATAGACCAGGAACCGGTTTATTTCCGTCATGGGGATACGGTCTTTTCGGCCTCGGATGGCGGATTTTATGGATATAAGGGGACGTTCGTCCTGAAGGGGCAGCAGATGCTATTTCACCTCAGTCTCGCGTGGACGGATTATACGAATCTCCATCCAAAGGATCCTTTCCTGGACCCCGTAAAATTTAACGGACTACTGACGTCTAAGGGGCTCGCCATCCGGGGACGCTTTTTCCGACGAACGACCGATAGGAAGCTGGAGAGCGAGTACCGGCACACATTTTATTAGGCGCGGGGACTGCGCAAACGGGTGCGCGCGCTCACCCGGGAGGTGCGCGCGCCCGCGCGTAGTATACGAATTTATTACTCTACTAAATCTATAGACAATTAAAATTTTAACCGGATATTTGCAGAAGAAAATGCAAAAGATCCAGAGATGAGTAGAATTTTATCACTAATCACCGTGACGCTGCTGCTGGCCCTGGGGGCAAAAGCGCAGGAGCGGGGCACGGTCAAAGACCAGAACGGCGAACCCATTGCGGGCGCCTCGATCCAAATCAAGGGCAAAAACACGGGCACTACGGCGGACGCCACGGGTGCCTTTTCCATTCACGTCAAAAAGGGGGACAAACTAATAGTCTCAGCGGTGGGCTACACGCCACAGCAGGTAAACCCGGAAAACGGCCTGAACATTACCCTGGAGCGCGCCGCAGGCAAATTGGACGAACTCCTGATCACCACAGCCCTGGGCATAAAGCGGACGCGGAACTCGCTGCCGTATGCGACCCAGCAGGTGTCGGGGGACGACCTGAACAAAACCCTGAACACGGACTTTGTCAACAACCTGAGCGGGAAAGTGGCGGGGTTGCAGGTGACGTCGAGCAACATCACGGGAGGATCGAACAATGTGATCCTGAGGGGGATGAAGTCGCTGACGCAGTCGAACCAGGCGTTGTTTGTGGTGGACGGGGTGCCGTATGACAATACGAACCAGAGCCAGAACCTGTATGACCTGGGGAACGCGGCTTCGGACATCAACCCGGAGGACATCGAGTCGGTGAGCGTCCTGAAGGGGGCGGCGGCGAGTGCGCTGTATGGGTCGCGGGCGTCGAACGGGGTGATCCTGATCACGACCAAAAAGAACAACCGGAAATACAAGGGGCTTGGGATCACCTTAACAAGCGGTGTGACCGTGGGGTCACCGGACAAAAGCACGCTGCCGACCTACCAGACGCAGTATGGGGAGGGGTATGGCTCGCAGGGGTATAACGCGGCTTACCCGAACCAAAGCGGCTTTTTTTACTACGAGCCGGTGTTCAACAGCAACGGGCAACCGGTCAACATCGTCCAGACGGACGTGGACGCGGCGACGGGGCCGGCGTATGACCCCAATACAAACGTGTATACGTGGCAGTCGTTTGTACCAGGTGACCCGAATTATGGGAAGGCGACGCCCTGGCAACCGGCGGCGCACCATAACCCGGTGGATTTCTTCCAGACGCCGGTGACGACGAGCACGAGTTTGTTTGCGGACCAGGCGGACGAAAAAGGTGGTCTTAGGGTGGGGTTGACCCGGAGCGAGGACAAGGGGTTGTTGCCCAACAATGACGTGACAAAGACGTTGATTACCCTAAACACGACGCGGAACCTTACGGACGAAGTAAGTATAGGCGGCGACCTGAATTACTCGGATGTGAACGGCCTGGGCCGTGCGGGGTACGGGTATACGTCGAGCGAAAACCCGATGATGGACTTTCGCGAATGGTGGCCGACGAACGTGGACCTGAAGGCGCAAAAGGCGGACTACTTCCGGAACCGGACGAACGCGAGCTGGAACTGGCTGGGGGGATACCTGACCCCGGGGCAGAACATACCGGCGTACCACAACAACATTTACTGGAACCGGTACGAGAACTTTGAGAACGACGAGCGGCAGCGCTACTTTGGGAACATACACCTGAATTACAAGATCACGGACTACCTGAGCTTAACAACAAGGGTATCCCTGGATGACTATACGCAATCGGTGGAATACCGGACGGCCAAAGGGAGTGTGCATACGTCGAGCTATACGCGCTATGATGCGAAATTCGGGGAAACGAACTATGACCTGCTGCTGAACTTCAATAAAGACCTATACAAAAATCTAAATCTGAAAGCCCTGCTGGGCGGCAACGTCCGCCAGGACAACAACACTTCCGAGACACAGGCGACGAACGGCGGCCTGGTGGTGCCGGACGTGTATGCACTGGCGAACTCGGTGAACACCCCGCTGGCACCGACCGAATACGTGTCGACCAAAGAGGTGGACGGGATTTTTGTAGGGGCCACGCTGAGCTATAAGGAAACGGTGACGCTGGACGCCACGCTGAGGAGGGACCGGTCGTCAACGCTTCCCGAGGCGCACAATACGTATTATTATCCTTCGGTATCGGGGAACGTGGTGTTTTCCAAATGGATCCACAACGCCCCCTGGCTGACCTACGGGAAACTCCGGGCCAACTACGCGGAGGTCGGCGGCGACGCCCCGGTCTTTAGTGTGACCAATACCTACCAGTATGTCAACCCCTTTCATGGGCAGCCGTTGTCATCGGCAGCGGTGGTGAACAACAACGCCAACCTGCTCCCGGAGAAAAACCGGTCCTACGAGTTTGGCCTGGAAGCGGAATTCCTGCACGGTCGCATTGGTTTTGACCTGACGTATTACCACGCGTTGCAGATCGACCAGATCATGCCCATTACCACGTCGAGTGCGAGCGGGTATAATACCTATTATGTGAACGGGGGGAGCGTCCAAAACCAGGGTGTGGAGCTGAGCGCGAATGCGACACCGGTACGCACAAAAGACTTCAGTTGGAGAATCAACCTGAACTGGAGTATGAACCGGAACAAGGTCCTGAGCTTATATGGCGGTCAGCCGTCTTATGTGATCGGCAACTACGGTTTCAACACTCAGCTTGTGGCCGAAGCGGGCAAGCCCTACGGCGTGATCAGAGGCTCTGATTATACTTACAAAAACGGGCAGCGCATTACCGATCCGACAACGGGCGAGTACGTCCTGAATGGCAATGCTCTTTCGGATATAGGCAACATCAATCCGGATTGGATCGGTGGGATCGGCAACACTTTTTCTTACAAAAATGTATCCCTTAGCTTCCTGGTGGACGTGTCCAAAGGAGGCCAGCTGTATTCCCTGGACATGGACTTTGGGGACTATTCCGGACTGTACCCGGAAACGGCTGGGCTGAACGACCGGGGCAAACCGGTCCGCGCCCCGCTCTCGCAGGGTGGGGGGATCATCCTGCCGGGGGTGACGCCGGACGGGAAGGCGAACACGATCCACGTCGATGCCTCGGACATCAACCAGGGGAATTTTCCTTTCAGCTCCTACAATGCCTTTGCTGACCGTTCCTATGTGTACGACGCGAGCTATGTCAAGTTGCGCGAAGTGGCCATCACCTGGTCCGTGCCTCACAAAGGCCTGGGTTTTGTAAAAGGCATCGACCTGTCCCTGACGGGCCGCAACCTTTGGATCATCCACAAAAACCTGCCTTACTCAGACCCGGAACAGGGGCTGGCCGTGGGGTCGGAAACCGGCAGCGGCGCGCAAAACGGGTCGACGGGTTTCCAGGTCGGCGCGTATCCGAGCGTACGGACGATTGGTGTGAACGCAATCCTAAAATTTTAAAATGACAGCGATGAAAAGATGGATTATAGGCGTGGCTCTTTTGGCAACGGCTTGCACGAAGAACCTGAGCTCTCTCAATAATAATTCGAAAAATCCGCAAGAGGTGCCTTCGGGGAGTCTTTTCCTGAACGGGGAAAAAAATTTATCGGACGCGCTGAGCTCCACCGACCCGGGCGTCGGACCCTTCCGTATCCTGGCCCAGACGTGGACGGAGAATACCTATACGTCGGAGGCGCGGTACATCCTGACGGCGGACAATTCCCCGCAAGGGTGGTGGAATGCCCTTTACGCCAACGGCACCGGCGGCGTGTTGGATAACCTGGTCGCGGCGGCCAAGGCCTTTCCAAACGACGTTACCGACGCGGGCACGCTCCGGAACGATGAAGACATCACGGACATCCTCCAGGTGTATGCGTGGTCGATCCTCGTGAATACGTACGGGAATGTGCCCTACACAAAAGCATTTACCGATAGCATTCCTTTTCCGGCGTACGACGACGCGAAAACGATCTATAAGGACCTGCTAACACGACTCGACACGGCGATCAACGGCCTCAACACGAGCAACGGAAGCCTGGGCGCCTCCGACCAGGTCTACCAGGGCGACCCCGCCCACTGGAAGAAGTTCGGCGCCACACTGGAGCTGAAACTGGCCCTGGTGATCGCAGACGCCGACCCGCAAGATGCGCAAACCTACACGCAGAAGGCATTAAGCAACGGCGTCTTCGCCTCCAACGCGGACAACGCCCTCCTGGCCTACGAAGCCAGTCCCACGACCAACGCCAACCCGGTGTACCAGGCCCTGGTCATCAGCGGGCGGCACGACTACAGCCCCTGCGACCTGATCGTCGATACCATGGTGGCCTGGAGCGATCCCCGGTTGCCCCTGTACTTTACGACCATCAACGGGGTGTACGCCGGTGGCGTGCCGGGAGCGGGCAATGGGTACGTCAAATTTTCGCAATTCTCCAGCCAGTGGCTGCAGCCTACTTTCCCGGGGACCTTGCTGGACTATGCGGAGAGCGAGTTTCTCCAGGCGGAGGCGGTGGCCCGCAACCTGGCAACCGGCAGCGCCGCGACCCATTATGCCAACGCCGTTACCGCGGCCATCGAATCCTGGGGTGGGAGCGCGGGCGACGCGGCCGAATACCTGTTACAACCGGCCGTCGCGTACAACGCCGCCACCTGGAAACAACAGATCGGCTTCCAGCAGTGGATCGCCTACGCCAACCGCGGTTGGGACGCCTGGACCAGCATCCGCCGGCTGGGCTACCCCAATATCGACGCGGTCAACCCCCCGGTGGGCGCCCAGGGCAACCTGCCGCGGCGGTTTACCTATCCCGGGAACGAGGAGTCGTCGAACCCCATTCACTGGGCGGAAGCCGTCCAGGCCGTCAATGGAAGTGCCACCGATAATGTGGCGACGAAATTGTGGTGGAATCAATAAAGTGCCCCAAAGCCGGGGCGGCTTAGAGCGGCGTCGCCGCCGACCTCTCCGGCATCATCGCAGCACGCGGCGCCTCCGTCGAAGACAACACGACGGGGGCGTCCTGCTGTACAGACCTGTTGAAGATACACCTCACCGTTAGAACCACGGTCCCCCAGAATATTTTCGCGTCAAGTCCCGCGTTGATGTTGCATACGTAATACTCGTCCCATTGGTAGCGGCGGTAGATGCTCTCGATGGTTTCGGAAAGACCGCGGTAACCCTTGACCTGGGCAATCCCGGTGATGCCCGGGCGGACGAGGTGGCGGAAATTATAGTTGCGGACCACCGCCGAAAAGGCCTCGATGTCCCGGA
This region of Dinghuibacter silviterrae genomic DNA includes:
- a CDS encoding PhzF family phenazine biosynthesis protein; amino-acid sequence: MHLFFLEKVAEFCVMNLSFFQVDAFTGVAGRGNPAGVYLLPEGPLPGLGGAAVAMDAAAGSAWGAAATGSALGAVAAPDATSAVPFSEDDYFQLLAVERRLPETGFVRPRPEGYALRWFTPKTELPLCGHGTLAAAHILWEQGHLGADEPARFYTASGLLTVRRLEDGWIEMDFPAFTLKPASLPASVLYPLEPREVWFAGDRYLAVLGSEAEVRGFEPDAGRLREHRVVITAAAAPANASAAAAPGAVGPAYDFVSRYFAAPVGVDEDPVTGSAHCALAPYWAKRLGKTSFLAYQASARGGFLKVRLDGDRVRIAGQAITVKP
- a CDS encoding pyridoxal phosphate-dependent decarboxylase family protein, which gives rise to MNDDKTLDPHDWEQARALGHRVVDDAIDYLRSVRERPVWTPIPGDIKETYSEALPWEPTPVDAVYETFLRTVFPYTTGNIHPRFFSWVHGTGTFTGALADFMAAVMNPNCAIGEHSPMYIDQQVLGWCKEMMGFTPDAGGLLVSGGSVANLTALAVAREWAIERYAAAGAAANAPGAATGATRPLIAYGSTETHQCVSKALRLLGLPELCALPADEHFRLPPAILRARIREDRAAGKLPFCIVATAGTVNTGAVDPLEELRDIAWEEGLWLHIDGAFGALARLSPTHADELEAIGRADSLAFDLHKWMYMPYEVGCVLIRDLALQRRTFAASAHYLLTHDRGLASGPDAASNRGIELSRGFKALKVWMSIKEHGIKKYASMIGQNIAQAAYLGRLIAAHPDLELAAPVTMNVVCFRYRDVDVDNKELLMRLHESGVAAPSYTLIHGRYALRVAITNHRTRMEDMEVMVAKVREIGAQLAAARKC
- a CDS encoding SusC/RagA family TonB-linked outer membrane protein, yielding MSRILSLITVTLLLALGAKAQERGTVKDQNGEPIAGASIQIKGKNTGTTADATGAFSIHVKKGDKLIVSAVGYTPQQVNPENGLNITLERAAGKLDELLITTALGIKRTRNSLPYATQQVSGDDLNKTLNTDFVNNLSGKVAGLQVTSSNITGGSNNVILRGMKSLTQSNQALFVVDGVPYDNTNQSQNLYDLGNAASDINPEDIESVSVLKGAAASALYGSRASNGVILITTKKNNRKYKGLGITLTSGVTVGSPDKSTLPTYQTQYGEGYGSQGYNAAYPNQSGFFYYEPVFNSNGQPVNIVQTDVDAATGPAYDPNTNVYTWQSFVPGDPNYGKATPWQPAAHHNPVDFFQTPVTTSTSLFADQADEKGGLRVGLTRSEDKGLLPNNDVTKTLITLNTTRNLTDEVSIGGDLNYSDVNGLGRAGYGYTSSENPMMDFREWWPTNVDLKAQKADYFRNRTNASWNWLGGYLTPGQNIPAYHNNIYWNRYENFENDERQRYFGNIHLNYKITDYLSLTTRVSLDDYTQSVEYRTAKGSVHTSSYTRYDAKFGETNYDLLLNFNKDLYKNLNLKALLGGNVRQDNNTSETQATNGGLVVPDVYALANSVNTPLAPTEYVSTKEVDGIFVGATLSYKETVTLDATLRRDRSSTLPEAHNTYYYPSVSGNVVFSKWIHNAPWLTYGKLRANYAEVGGDAPVFSVTNTYQYVNPFHGQPLSSAAVVNNNANLLPEKNRSYEFGLEAEFLHGRIGFDLTYYHALQIDQIMPITTSSASGYNTYYVNGGSVQNQGVELSANATPVRTKDFSWRINLNWSMNRNKVLSLYGGQPSYVIGNYGFNTQLVAEAGKPYGVIRGSDYTYKNGQRITDPTTGEYVLNGNALSDIGNINPDWIGGIGNTFSYKNVSLSFLVDVSKGGQLYSLDMDFGDYSGLYPETAGLNDRGKPVRAPLSQGGGIILPGVTPDGKANTIHVDASDINQGNFPFSSYNAFADRSYVYDASYVKLREVAITWSVPHKGLGFVKGIDLSLTGRNLWIIHKNLPYSDPEQGLAVGSETGSGAQNGSTGFQVGAYPSVRTIGVNAILKF
- a CDS encoding SusD/RagB family nutrient-binding outer membrane lipoprotein; this translates as MKRWIIGVALLATACTKNLSSLNNNSKNPQEVPSGSLFLNGEKNLSDALSSTDPGVGPFRILAQTWTENTYTSEARYILTADNSPQGWWNALYANGTGGVLDNLVAAAKAFPNDVTDAGTLRNDEDITDILQVYAWSILVNTYGNVPYTKAFTDSIPFPAYDDAKTIYKDLLTRLDTAINGLNTSNGSLGASDQVYQGDPAHWKKFGATLELKLALVIADADPQDAQTYTQKALSNGVFASNADNALLAYEASPTTNANPVYQALVISGRHDYSPCDLIVDTMVAWSDPRLPLYFTTINGVYAGGVPGAGNGYVKFSQFSSQWLQPTFPGTLLDYAESEFLQAEAVARNLATGSAATHYANAVTAAIESWGGSAGDAAEYLLQPAVAYNAATWKQQIGFQQWIAYANRGWDAWTSIRRLGYPNIDAVNPPVGAQGNLPRRFTYPGNEESSNPIHWAEAVQAVNGSATDNVATKLWWNQ